The genomic window GCGTGGCGTAGGACCACGAAAATAATCCAACAGGATCAGATCAGGTTGCAGATCTCGGACAATCGGAATCTCCGGGAGGCTGTGAGCCATCATCACTTCGTACCCCTCAGACTCCAATACTGCCCGATAGAGGTCGCACATGTTGGGATCTTCGTCTAAGACCAGAATACGCGCAGACATACACCAAACCTTCACGATGACGGGGAATATTGACCGATCTTCCGTCATAAACCGGAGGTGCGCGGCTGTTCCTGTGGAACATGGGATCGCGCCAGTGGTAGCCCGGAGCCTCATCGGTTATGAGTGGATGCGCTCGCCAAACACGCCCACACCTCTACCAGGAATCGATGACCCTGTGTGGGGCATGCCGTCGCAGCATGTCGCAGATCCTCGCGTAACGGCTGTTGCGCAGCAGAAGAAAACGACATACGGTAGTGTACCTGATCTCGACGCTCAAGAGAAGGCTGAATCAGCACGAATATGACCCCATCTTTAGATCAGGATCTCGATACTTCGCCCACCGGAGATTGACGGTTCCGCATTGACGCTTATGCTACACTATCGCGCATTCTGTGGCAGCGTTTGGCTGAGCAGATCAGCGGCGCGATAGGCTGCGAGCCAGAGCTTCTGAGAGACACGAGCACACACCGATCCAATCGCGCCCGACTATTCACGAGGTGTCCGGACCATATGGGTGGAGTAGCAGGACAGGCCACCATCCGGCGGCGCGCCGCCCGGCGGTATGACGCGATCATCTTTATTGGCGTGCTGCTCCTGGCTTTGCTGCTGTACGTCGCCACGCTGCTGCCGGGTATCGGAAGCCAGGACACGCCGGAGTTTCAGCGAGTCGCGCCGACGCTGGGAGTGGCGCATCCCACCGGCTACCCGCTGTACACGCTGCTCGGCTGGCTATGGACGCGCCTGCCGCTCGGCGGTACGCCCGCCTGGCGCATGAATCTGCTCTCTGCGGTGCTCGCGGCGCTGGCTGTCGGCGTGCTCTATGCGTGCAGCCGCGCGATGGACCACCGACGCACACTGGGCGTCGCCATCGCGCTGAGCCTGGCCGCGACATTCACGTTCTGGTCGCAGGCCACGATCACCGAGGTCTATGCACTCGCGACGCTGCTCCAGGTAGCGCTGATCTGGGCGCTGCTGTGCTGGCGATCAGGAGACGCGCCGCTGTGGCTGGTGGGGCTGCTGTTGGGCCTGGGACTGGCTCATCACCGGCTGATCACCTTGATGGTCCCTGGCATGCTGCTCTTCGTGCTCCTCAGCCGACGGCTGGGCCTGCGCGAGGTGGCGGCTGCCCTCGCGGCGATACTGGCTCCATGCCTGCTGTATCTCTACCTGCCCCTGCGAGCGCCTGCCTGGGTCGACCGCTCGGACTTTCTGTGGGAGTATGCCACGGCCCGATCGTGGGCTGGCACGCTGCTGAACTTCGCTCACCTGCGCGAGGAGGGCTCTGCCCGGCTGCTGTATCTTGTACGCTACTTTATCTGGCCGCAGTTTCTCCCAGTGGGCGCGCTGCTCGCGCTGATCGGCGGCCTGCGCCTGATCCGCCGTGATCGCGCCCTTGCCGCCCTGCTTATATCGACCTACGGCTTCGTCTTCATCTTCTGCGCGGCCTATTATGTCAACGACGTAGAAATCTTCCTGCTTCCGGCGCACGTGATCGCCGCGCTGCTGCTTGGCGAGGGCAGCATGGCTGTCGTCAGTCGCCTGCCGCGATGGGCAGGTACCGCCGTGAGCACATGTCTGCTGGCGCTGCCGGTTGTGCTGGTGAGCAGGAACGTCCAGCCGATCCGCAGCATGAACACCGACAGTGCCGAGGTCATCGTCAGAGAGATCATGGCACAGCCGCTACCGACCAGCGCCGTTGTCATCGTCGACTGGTCATACTTCGAGGGGCTGCGCTACCTTCAGGATGTCGAAGGGCAGCGCCGGGACCTGGAGCTGATCCTGAGCTTCAACTACGACGAACACCATCAGATCATCCATGACCGGATCGCCCAGGGTCGCTCGGTCTTTCTGCTCCGGCCCTGGCCCAACTTAGGCATCGACCAGTGGCCGCAGGGTATGCTCTGGAAAGTTGGCGACACGCCGCCGACCGGCCAGGTAGCGACGGCGGCTACTATTCAGTGGAGCGAAGGGATTAAGCTCACAGAGTATGTGCTGATGCCGGGGCCGTACCAGCCCGGACAGATCGTTCCGCTCAAGTTGACGTGGGAGATCAACGGGCGACCGCGCCAGCGCTATACCTTATTCGTGCATCTGGTGGCCGCGGATGGCTCGAAGTGGGGGCAGCAAGATGCCGATGCGCCGACTGACCAATGGCAGCCGGGCGAACAGCATAGCGAGCTGTACGGCCCGGTTCTCTCGCCGCACGTTCCGCCAGGTCGCTACCAGATCGTTATTGGCTGGTACAACCAGCGCAAGCTCGAACGGCTACCCCTGGAGCAGAACAGCGAGACAGCAGAGGCGAGGGACTACGTGATCCTTGGTGAGATTGAGGTGACACCACGCCGCTAGCGTGGAGGCGAAGTGTGCTTGGTTTCGAGTTCCAGGTTTCGGATGTTTTGAACGTTGAACCTGGTTCTCTGTTCTTTCGCTACGGGCGCTTATACGCGGGCGTGCTCCCGTTGCGCGCGCGCGAGTTGAGCGGAGCGCTGGCAGCGCGATCGGACGGCAGGCTATAGCGTACAGCCGCCAGAAAATCGTTCAGGTCGAACGGCTTGTGAACCACATTGACGTTGAACGTCGCGAGATCGTGGGCGTGCGCGTTGACCGCCGCGACATCCGAGGTACAGAGCAGCACTGGAATATGATCCGTCTCCACGTATGTTTTGAGCTGAATCAGAAAGATCCATCCGTGCGGCGTCGAGCCATAGAAGTAATCCAACAGAATCAGATCCGGCTGAAGGCGGATAACCATGTCGATCTCAGGCAAAGCCTGGGCGACGATGCCCTCATAGCCTTCATCTTCCAGAACTGTGCGGTAAAGATCGCACAACACCGGATCTTCATCCAGGATGAGCACGCGAGCAGTCATGAGAGGGTCCTTTCAGGACGATCGACTTCACGGATTGACGACTACAGCGGACGGGACCTTGCTGAGGGGGAACTGATATGAGTAGTGTACATGATTTCGCCTGGAATGAGAAGAGGGTTTTTTGGGCGCTCTGCTGATCGAGGTTGCTCCCGCATGCTAACACGTCTGGAGCCGTACCGACCGCGTAGCTTCCATAAGCAAGGAGTTGAAGATGCAGTATGGCTTTGTGATTCCCGGCGGCGATCCCAGGACCTGCGCTGAGCTTGCGGCTGAGGCCGAGGCCGCCGGATGGGACGGCGTGTTCGTGCCAGATGGGATCTCCATCGAGGGCTTTCCCATGCACGATCCGTGGGTCGTGCTGGCGGCAATGGCGATGCGCACCGAGCGGGTCAAGATCGGGCCGATGCTGACGGCGATCTCGCGGCGTCGCCCGTGGAAGCTGGCCCGCGAGACGATGAGCGTCGATCATCTCTCCAATGGGCGGCTGATCCTATCGGTTGGCCTTGGCGCGCTGGACGACGGCGGCCTGACCAGAGTCGGAGAGGCGACCGATCGCACGATCCGGGCGCAGCGCATGGACGAGGCGCTGGAGATTCTGGTCGGCCTCTGGAGCGGACAGCCCTTCAGCTACCAGGGCACGCACTATCAGGTGCAGGAGATGACATTCCTGCCGACGCCGATACAGTCGCCCCGCATTCCGATCTGGGTGGTCGGCGCGTGGCCGCGCCCGAAATCCATGCAGCGGGTCTTGCGCTGGGATGGCCTGCTTCCGACGATGATCAACCCTGATGGCTCGTTCAAGGCGCCGACGCCGACGGATATTCGCGAGATGAAAGCCTTTATCGACGAGCGCCGCACCGCGACCACGCCCTTCGATATTATTATGGAAGGCGAGACGCCGGGCAAGGACCGGGCACGCGCTCAGGAGATCGTCGGGCCATTCATCGAGGCGGGCATCACCTGGTGGCTGGAGTCGATGTGGACCAGCACCGGCGGAGCGAAGGCGATGCGGGCGCGGATCGCGCAGGGACCGCCGCGTCCCGCGTAGCCGCGACCCGGCTTGAAGCTGCTCTGAGCGGTTCCCCGCCCTGCTCAAGACAGAGCGGGGAATGCCCTCAGCATGCGGCAGCGGACGCACCAGGGATCTTAGGAGTTCTTCCAGGTGGTCAGGTTATTGAACACGGCTTCAGTAATGCGCGTGCCGCCGTTGTAGCCGTTACTGCCGACGCCGTAGGCGTGGATCGCGATGCCACAGGTCGAGCAGCTTGCGCCGTTGTTCCACACGGGAGAGCCGCTGTGGCCGCCGTAGGTGTCGTTGGCGTAGAACAGGCGGCGCGTCTCGGTGATGCGGATGGAGTCGTCGCTGCGCCACTGGGTGCCGGAGGGCTTATCGCCGGGATAGCCGGAGATATAGCTCGGCTGGCCCGTCAGGCTCGCCGACGACCAGCGATAGCCGAAGTAGCCGGTGGTGTTGCCGATCGAGCAGTTCAGCTTGATCGCACCGTAGTCGTACTCAGGGCTGCGGCTCGTGGTCCACCCGCTGACCGAGTAGAGGCGCGTATAGCCGCAGCTTCCGTAGGGCGTCGAGGTGCCGTTGCGGCCCGGATAGACGACCACGTTGGTGGCCCAGCCGCCGCTGCCATAGATGCAGTGACCCGCCGTAGCGACGGTGTTGGCGTTGATCAGCCAGCCGGTGCAGCCGCCGATGCTCGACGTGATCTTGGCGATTGCCCGGTAGGGATACACGGTGGTATTGGTGATCTGGTAGCGGCTATCCGTGCCGATGATCGACTCGATGCCGACCTGATCGCCCTGCGGAGCCGGAGCGATATGCGCATCATTCACGGGGCGCTGGGCCGCCTTTGACACCTCGCCGGTGCCCTCGGTCGGTGCTGCGTACGCGCCCTCGGCATCGAACGCCACGCCGGCTAGATTCGCCGTGGGAACGAAGCCATCGTTCGAGACGATCGCGTGCGGATCGCTGGGCCGGGGCCGGGCGCTGGTGGTAGCGACACTCGCCAGAAGCGCCGAAACGATGATCAGCAGCGTCAGGAGGCGGTGCATGGACGACTGGCGTGAAACCGGGATCTGCATGAGTACACATCCTTGATTGTAAGCGAGAAGGTGGAACGGACAACATGAGATGATCGGACGCGGCGCGCCGTGGTGGGGAGCTGCGCTAACCTCCTTGTGTCTGGGTTGGGCATATCTTCGCGATAGACAGCCGCGTAAATGACGAGTTGGTTTCTAGTGTACAATTTCTTGCCCATTAAGTAAATAGTCTTTTTATTTTTTACCATTGTGCGGGCGATTCGTCAATGCGACAGTTGTACAGGATGTGCAGATCTTGCTAAGATGGAGCAATCCAGCTATAGCAGCTCGATATGCACGGCGTCGCTCACACATAGAAACCGGTAGGTAGGGATGGCTATCACAAGCGGACGACCACTCATGGATCGGCTTCGGGCGGAAACGCACGCGCGGCACATGCGCGTGGAGGAGCAGCCTTTGTTCAGGGCGCTGGCGGTTCGAGATCTGCCGCTGGACAGCTACGTCGGGTTTTTGACGGCGCTGGCGATCGTGTACGGTGGCCTGGAGCAGGCGGTGCTACGGCTGCCGGATCGAGAAGCAGGCGCGATCTGGGATGAGCATATGCGCAAGCTGCCGCTGATCGAGCGCGATCTGGCCTTTTTCAAAGAGCACACGCTACGCCCTATGCCAGCCGCCACGCTCCACGCGCTGATCATGGACGAGCAGATCCGCCGCCGCGCGACCGACGATCCGCTGACGCTGCTCGGCTACCTCTACGTGCTCGAAGGCTCGACGCTCGGCGGGATCGTCCTGCGAGCACAGGTGGCGCGGGCCTTTAAGCTCAAGGACGGGGAGGGCCTGGCCTACCTTTCGAGCTACGACAGGCAGGTCAAAGCCTCCTGGAAGCGCTTTACGCGGCAGATGAACGAGGCACCGCTCGACGACCGCACGCAGCAGCGAATCGTGATTGCAGCGGGCGAGGCGTTCAACGGCATCGAGCGACTCGTCGGGGCGCTCTATCCGATCCCAGAGCAGGAGATGTTCGAGCTGGTCGGCGTGCTCAATCCGGAGGCCGGGAATCACTTCATCGCCGACGATGCCCGTGAGATCGAGGCGGCGATGCGGGCAGGCGATCGATCGTGGCGTCAGGTGCCGTACTACGAGCAGCGCTACGGCGAGCGGGGCAGGCGCTTCACCTGGAGCGATAGCTCATGGATCGTCACGCTGGCGCAGCACTCCCAGGAGGTCATCCAGCACCAGATCGACTGGCTGGGCCGTCTGCTGGCGGCGCGGGGCATGCCCCGCTGGTTGCTTGAGCAACACCTGGCCGTGCTCCACGCCGAGCTGCTCCAGGTCGTGCCCGAAAAACGGCGCGACTACACGATCTTCGCTCAGGAGGCCGAGCGGCTACGCGATCAGCGGCGGGCACAGATCGACGAGCAGACCTTTCACGCGCTAGCCGCCGCCTTTGAGCAACAGGTTGGGCTGGAGTGGAGCGCGCGCTTGCCAGGCATCGGCATCCTGATCGTCGCGGCGGTCGCCGACGAAAAGGCGGGCATCAGGCACGCCGTGAGCAGCGTTGAGCACTGGCTGATCGATCCTGAGCGGTTTCCGCCGCACTGGATCGCCGCCGTACAGGCAACCATCGAGCAGGCGCGGCGACACGGGACGTAAACGAACAAAGCATAAAGAACAAAATGGCAGCTCTCTTTGAGATTATTCCGGTCGGACTCTTCAAGCCGCTCGCCGCACCGGGAGCGCCGATCTACGCCGAGGTCTTGCTACGGCTCTTCGGCGAGGCGCAGCGCAGCTACCAGCCGCTCTCGCGCGAGACAGCGCTGTATGTCGTCGGCGATGTGCTGGCCGATCCGCAGGCGCTCAGCCTGACGGAGGACGCCGACGATGCGCCGCTCGACGAGGCTGCGGAGACGACCGACACCATTCAAAGCCGCTCCGCCGCGATCCTGCGCTACCTGACGCGCTGCGGCTGGCTGCGCAGCGAGATGCAGAGCGATTTTACCCAGACGTACATCCTGCCTGATTACACGTTTCGGCTGCTGGCGGTCTTGAGCGAGATCACCCGCAACGAGTCGCCGTCGCTGCGCGGCCTGATCTGCGCGATCCACGATATGCTGGCGGCGGCGGTGCGCGAGGGCGATGCCGCGATTCGCCTGCCCGAAGCGCATCGGCAGACGATCCATCTGATCAACGGGCTGAAAGAGTTGCAGCATAACATCGGCGGGCACATCGAGCAGCTTGTGCAGCAGAGCGAGGCCCGCGCGATTCTGGAGCAGCTTTTCTTCAACTACCGCGACGAGATCGTCGATCGAGTCTATCACCAGTTGCGCACCACCGATCACATCTCGCGCTTCCGGCCCGGCGTGCTCAATGCGCTGAAGCAGATCGAAGCCCACGAGCAGATCGATAGCATCGCGCAGCGGCTCTACCAGCACCGCGACGCGCCGACGATCGAGGCGGCGGCGATGCAGGCGCTCGACCAGCTCCGCGAGATCCGCGAGCAGTTCGACGCGCTCGATCGCTTTTTGCAGGCGATCGATACCCGCCACAGCCAGTTTATCGACGCGGCGGTGCGCAACATCGAGCTACGGCTGACCGCCAGCAGCACTACCAGCGGGCAGCTTCACGCCATTCTGACACAACTCCTGGCCGCGCCCGCCGACGCCGCGCTGCTCGACGAGGCCGCTTCGCTGATCAGCCTGTTCCGGCTTGAGCTGCTCGATCAGGAGTCGCTAGCGGCGCCAGGCCGCGCCGCCACACCATTTGTGCCGGAGCGCCGCGCGCTGCCGGTGATCTCGGAGGCCGAGAAGGCTGCCGCGCGTGCTGCCACCCGCCGCCAGCTCAACCGCGCGATCAGCCGCGAGCGCGTCCGCCGCTTTGCACTCGATCTGCTGGGCCAGCGCGAGTCGGTGCGAGGCTCCGAGATCCAGCTTGACGATCCCGCTGAGCTGCCGCTGCTGATCTACCTGGGCGTCTATGGCGACGGATCGCTCGGCTACCGCGTCGAAGACACCGAGGACGGCGCGTGGATCATGCACGAGCAGATCGGCTTTCGCGACTTTACGCTGCGCCGAGTGCTATAATACCCGGCGGCGCTGGCTGAGCGCTCAACCCAGGAAGCCATGAGTCTACAAACTTTTGCCCACGAATACGAGCACCTGCCGCCCGACGATTCGCCTGGTCGCGTTCGACGAGGCCTTCTCCAAGATGGACCAGGATCGGATCGGCGCGACGCTAGATCTGTTTCAGTACTTCAAGCTCCAGATCATTACCGCCACTCCCCTGGAGCGCTGCGAGTATCTGGTGCCCAAGATGTGTACGAGCCTGGTCCTGACCGGCATCGGCGATCAGGTGCTGATCGAGCCGTACCGCAACTACGCCGCCAAACTGGAAGAGGTCGATGTCACCTGAGCTGGAGCCGGTCGCCCGCGCGCTGCTGCACACGCTGCTCGACCGCTTCGAGCAGCCGGAGCGGCGAACGGTGGTGCGCGTCCGCCTCAGCGCGAAGGAGCATCCGCGCTACTTCGCCACCGACGATAGCACGCCGCGCCGCGAAACGAATGTGGCGCTGGAAGCGCTTGCGCGCGACGGCGTGCTCACACTGCACTGGGCGAGATGGGAGCGCGGCAACTGGCTCGAAGCGGTCGACCTGGTGCCGGAGCACGCCGCCCTGCTCTACGCGCGGCTCAAGCGCACGCCCCGCGACGCACAGGCGGAGACGCTTGAGTCGCTGCTGGCGTTCGAGACGGCCCACGCCGA from Herpetosiphonaceae bacterium includes these protein-coding regions:
- a CDS encoding DUF2723 domain-containing protein, yielding MGGVAGQATIRRRAARRYDAIIFIGVLLLALLLYVATLLPGIGSQDTPEFQRVAPTLGVAHPTGYPLYTLLGWLWTRLPLGGTPAWRMNLLSAVLAALAVGVLYACSRAMDHRRTLGVAIALSLAATFTFWSQATITEVYALATLLQVALIWALLCWRSGDAPLWLVGLLLGLGLAHHRLITLMVPGMLLFVLLSRRLGLREVAAALAAILAPCLLYLYLPLRAPAWVDRSDFLWEYATARSWAGTLLNFAHLREEGSARLLYLVRYFIWPQFLPVGALLALIGGLRLIRRDRALAALLISTYGFVFIFCAAYYVNDVEIFLLPAHVIAALLLGEGSMAVVSRLPRWAGTAVSTCLLALPVVLVSRNVQPIRSMNTDSAEVIVREIMAQPLPTSAVVIVDWSYFEGLRYLQDVEGQRRDLELILSFNYDEHHQIIHDRIAQGRSVFLLRPWPNLGIDQWPQGMLWKVGDTPPTGQVATAATIQWSEGIKLTEYVLMPGPYQPGQIVPLKLTWEINGRPRQRYTLFVHLVAADGSKWGQQDADAPTDQWQPGEQHSELYGPVLSPHVPPGRYQIVIGWYNQRKLERLPLEQNSETAEARDYVILGEIEVTPRR
- a CDS encoding response regulator, which produces MTARVLILDEDPVLCDLYRTVLEDEGYEGIVAQALPEIDMVIRLQPDLILLDYFYGSTPHGWIFLIQLKTYVETDHIPVLLCTSDVAAVNAHAHDLATFNVNVVHKPFDLNDFLAAVRYSLPSDRAASAPLNSRARNGSTPAYKRP
- a CDS encoding LLM class flavin-dependent oxidoreductase, producing the protein MQYGFVIPGGDPRTCAELAAEAEAAGWDGVFVPDGISIEGFPMHDPWVVLAAMAMRTERVKIGPMLTAISRRRPWKLARETMSVDHLSNGRLILSVGLGALDDGGLTRVGEATDRTIRAQRMDEALEILVGLWSGQPFSYQGTHYQVQEMTFLPTPIQSPRIPIWVVGAWPRPKSMQRVLRWDGLLPTMINPDGSFKAPTPTDIREMKAFIDERRTATTPFDIIMEGETPGKDRARAQEIVGPFIEAGITWWLESMWTSTGGAKAMRARIAQGPPRPA
- a CDS encoding serine protease; the protein is MQIPVSRQSSMHRLLTLLIIVSALLASVATTSARPRPSDPHAIVSNDGFVPTANLAGVAFDAEGAYAAPTEGTGEVSKAAQRPVNDAHIAPAPQGDQVGIESIIGTDSRYQITNTTVYPYRAIAKITSSIGGCTGWLINANTVATAGHCIYGSGGWATNVVVYPGRNGTSTPYGSCGYTRLYSVSGWTTSRSPEYDYGAIKLNCSIGNTTGYFGYRWSSASLTGQPSYISGYPGDKPSGTQWRSDDSIRITETRRLFYANDTYGGHSGSPVWNNGASCSTCGIAIHAYGVGSNGYNGGTRITEAVFNNLTTWKNS
- a CDS encoding biliverdin-producing heme oxygenase, with translation MAITSGRPLMDRLRAETHARHMRVEEQPLFRALAVRDLPLDSYVGFLTALAIVYGGLEQAVLRLPDREAGAIWDEHMRKLPLIERDLAFFKEHTLRPMPAATLHALIMDEQIRRRATDDPLTLLGYLYVLEGSTLGGIVLRAQVARAFKLKDGEGLAYLSSYDRQVKASWKRFTRQMNEAPLDDRTQQRIVIAAGEAFNGIERLVGALYPIPEQEMFELVGVLNPEAGNHFIADDAREIEAAMRAGDRSWRQVPYYEQRYGERGRRFTWSDSSWIVTLAQHSQEVIQHQIDWLGRLLAARGMPRWLLEQHLAVLHAELLQVVPEKRRDYTIFAQEAERLRDQRRAQIDEQTFHALAAAFEQQVGLEWSARLPGIGILIVAAVADEKAGIRHAVSSVEHWLIDPERFPPHWIAAVQATIEQARRHGT
- a CDS encoding Wadjet anti-phage system protein JetA family protein, yielding MAALFEIIPVGLFKPLAAPGAPIYAEVLLRLFGEAQRSYQPLSRETALYVVGDVLADPQALSLTEDADDAPLDEAAETTDTIQSRSAAILRYLTRCGWLRSEMQSDFTQTYILPDYTFRLLAVLSEITRNESPSLRGLICAIHDMLAAAVREGDAAIRLPEAHRQTIHLINGLKELQHNIGGHIEQLVQQSEARAILEQLFFNYRDEIVDRVYHQLRTTDHISRFRPGVLNALKQIEAHEQIDSIAQRLYQHRDAPTIEAAAMQALDQLREIREQFDALDRFLQAIDTRHSQFIDAAVRNIELRLTASSTTSGQLHAILTQLLAAPADAALLDEAASLISLFRLELLDQESLAAPGRAATPFVPERRALPVISEAEKAAARAATRRQLNRAISRERVRRFALDLLGQRESVRGSEIQLDDPAELPLLIYLGVYGDGSLGYRVEDTEDGAWIMHEQIGFRDFTLRRVL
- a CDS encoding SbcC/MukB-like Walker B domain-containing protein, translating into MPTNTSTCRPTIRLVAFDEAFSKMDQDRIGATLDLFQYFKLQIITATPLERCEYLVPKMCTSLVLTGIGDQVLIEPYRNYAAKLEEVDVT